CGGTTTCTTCGCGAGAATTGGAGAGATTGCTCAATCGCTGCCGCAAGCTCAAAATGTCAGCGGGATCGGTCGACGTTGACAACAATTGACGTATCAAGTCGGCCGCCGAATCTTGCTGATCGGCGGCGATCATTGCATCGATCAAAGCGAACTGTGCGATGGTGAATTCCGAATCGCATTGAATCGCTTTGTCAAACGCTTGAATCGCCTGCTTCGACTCGCCCGCCGCCTGATGCGTTAGACCGAGTTGATAGTAGGTGAACGCATCACGGGGAGCAAGCAACAGCACTTGCTGAAAAGTGCGAAACGCCTCTTTGGATTGGCCTTGTGATCGCAAGAGAATTCCGCGGTTAACAAGCGCCGGAACAAATCTCGCATCAATCTGCATCGCCGATTCTAAGCAGGCGATCGCTTCCTCCTCGCGCTGCACCGCCGCGAGCGCCAGCGCCAAATTATTGCGTACGGGAGCCGAAACGGGACGAATCGCCAGCGCTGCCTGGTAGTAGCGAATCGATTCGTGGGGATCCGATTCGCGCAGCGCATCCGCCAAGGTGAAGTTCGCCAGGAAGTCAGCAGGATGCGTCTGCTGAACTCGGCTGCGAAATTCCGTCGAATCGATGTTCGCTTCGTCCATCCGATCGGCGATCGCACGCAACAACTCGACCGACAAATTGGCCATCGATTCAATGCGCGAGAGTTGAGCGAGATTTTCAGCGTCGTTCCAGCCGCGCGGATCTCGCGCGCGATCGCGCCAACCGGTCGTATCCGAATCGGCGCGACGAACCACTTCGAGAATCCAGTCACGCCGCGCATGATCATTCGTACAAACAGACCAGTCGTCCAGCGCTGCGATCAGAGGTTGTTTGATATCCGCGCCCCGAATTCGAACGGCGACCGTTTGCGGATCGTCAAACGGCTTGGCGACTCTCATCGCCGCAAAAAGCTGTTCGTACGCTGCATCGGCTTTGGCCAAATTAAAACGTAGATCGTAGTGATTATCGAGGACCGAACTACGATTGAGACCTATCAAGTCAAGTTCCTCGACAAAGTTCAAATCATCGAGTGATTGATTGATTCGTTGCCGTAAGTCGTCGAAACCGCCATCTCCCAAACGCCCCAGAATCGCCCGCGCTTCTGGATAGCGGCCTTGCTGCTCTAATTGAATCGCGGATTGCATCCGGGCGGTCAAGCGTGACTTTTCGGCGTTGCGTCCGTTCGCAAGCGACCACTCACGTAAGACTTCCCCCGCTAATAGTCCTGTAAAAGCGACCAGACAGATCAACAAACCGGCGAGCGCCGGATTGTGGCGCACCCATCGCCAGGCATATTCGACTTGGCTGATCGGTCTGGCCAGGATCGGCTCGTATCGTAAAAAGCGTTCCAGGTCTTCCGCTAAGTCCAACGCCGAAGCGTAGCGCCGATGAGGATCTTTCTGTAGGCATTTTAGACAGATCGTCTCCAAGTCTTGGGGAACGTTGATGTTTAAACGTCGCGGTGGATTAGGTTCATCAGAGACGAGTTGGCGTTCCAATTCGGCGACCGAATTGGCTCGAAACGGCGGTCGACCTGAAATCAATTCGTACAACATCGCGCCCAATGCATAGACATCGATCGCAGTGCCGACCGAATCTTTTTTGCCCAGCACTTGTTCTGGCGCCATATACGATGGCGTTCCCATCCGTGCGCCCGTAAGCGTCAACGTAAAGTCAGCGTCTAGTCGGCGAGCCAAACCAAAATCGGTGATCTTCGGCTGACCGGTATCGGTCAGCAAAATATTGGCAGGCTTCAAATCACGATGGATGATTCCCGCTTGATGGGCCGTCTGCAACGCACGCGCCAACATAGCGACCATTTCGGCCGCCCAACGCAATGGTTGCGGTTGATTGCCGCATTTTTGCGCAAGGTTGCCGCCGCTGACGTACTCCATAGTGAAGTAGGGTAGCCCGTCAACTTCACCCACGTCATAGATCTGCGTAATACTTGCGTGATGTAATGCAGCGACCGATTCCGCTTCACGAATGAACCGCAAAATTTCCACACGACTAGCATATGCACCGGTCAGCAGCATTTTCAGCGCGACAGGGCGGTTGAGATTGATCTGCCGCGCCTTGTAAACGACCCCCATTCCGCCGCGTCCCAGCACCTCTTGCACTTCATAACCAGGGATTGTCGGCAACTCATCCCATTTGGCGGCTAGCGTTTTCGCATCGAGCGGCAGTTCGGTAGGCGGCTCGGGAAGCAGTGCTTCAAGATGTGCTTCGACGCGATGATATTTCTCAAGTTGCGTTTTCACGAGTGACAACAACTCGGGACATGCGGCGCATGCCTCTTCAGGGCTCTGCCCCGATTCCAAAATTTCATCGAGCAGCGAATAGACTCGTTCGTCGATGGTCATGGAGGTTTGTCCGTCTGCACTTGCCGCACTAATTCTGGCGGTTGGAAACGCACGATCCGTTTTGCATCACATGTAACGCTATTCCGTCGGCGCTGCGCCGGGATCCAGGTCATTGAGAATTTCACTCAACATCATGATTGCGCGGTTAAGTCGTCGTTGCACCGTCTTGGTCGATACATCCAGAATCTCGGCCGCTTCGGTCTGCTGCATCCCTTGAATTCGGACCAAACTAAACACTTCTCGTTCCGCTTCAGGAAGATCGTCGATCGCCGTCAGAATGCGCACGGCTGTGACGCTGAGTTGCGAACCGCTGCTTTCTGGCGCCGCGACAAACGCTTCGTTCAGTTCAACCGCCAACGCATTGTTATCTAAGCGGCGCGCCAAATCATTCAATTCCCAACGCATATGCTGATTCGCCAATGCGAAGAATTGACGAACATTGTCGGGACGTACTTCACGCATCGCTTTCATCAGCCGGTCGACTACCGAACTGAGCATTTCATCCGCCTGCAAATTCAACGGCGGTTGCATCAAGCGAGGGTAACTGCGAACCAGCATGCTTTGGCAAAGCATATGCAACCGCTGAACCGATCGCGCAATGAGATCGCGAATCACCGGTTCGGCCATCGAACGTCCCTGCATCTGCGCAAGTTCGTGCAGGTACTGTTGCACCGCCATCGTCGTCTGATCACCGGTCATGGACACGTTTCCAGAAGATAACCAACAAGGGGTTCGCGAGTACGAATCGGTGGAGGCGATAAAGCAATATCCGCCTTTCGGAAAGCTACCACGACGCAGGAAAACTTGCTATCAGCATGACTGAAAATTCGACAAATAACCTGCAAAAAATGGCGAGAAAACGTGCTTGTCCACCGTCGACGCTTAGGGAAGTATGCGGCTATTGATGATGCGAAAAACTGACAAATATCGGGAAGATTCTTACTCGTTTCTTTCTCTTGGGAAATGGGCCAGGAATCGGCGGAAAGAGCAGTGACATGGGCTTAAAAGTGAGAACGCCAAAGTGGCGAAGATCGGCTTGGATCGTCGGCGGATCGCTGGGCGTCCTGTTTTTGGTTTTGCAGTTGTTCCGCCCTCATCTGAGTAATCCGCCGGTCATCGCCGAGATCGCCGTTCCATCGCGAGTGAGAGATATCTTACGGAAGTCTTGTTACGATTGTCACTCTAACGAGACGAAGCTTGCCTGGTTTGACCAGATAGCGCCTGCTAGTTGGATCGTTGCAAATGACGTTAGCGAAGGTCGCCGGTATCTGAACTTCTCCGAGATCGGAGAACTTCCGGCGGAGAAGCAACAAGGGATCTTATTTGAAGCGATCAATCAAATCGAACTGGGGGCGATGCCGCTGCGCGGCTATCGCTGGCTACATCCCCACAATGCGGTTTCGGCAGATGATTTAGTGACACTGAAGGATTATCTGATTTCGACCAGCCCACAAACGATCGCCGGCGCTTCAGAAAGAAAGGCGACCAGTGATCAATGGGCGGCATGGTCAGATTCTCACGTTCGTCCAGAAGTAGCTCCCGCTCCCAACGGAATACCGTTCTTCTCCGACTACAAGACTTGGACAGCAATCAGCACCACCGATCGTTGGGACAACCAAACGATGCGCGTCGTTCTGGGCAATGAGATTGCCGTCAACGCGATCCGTCAGCGAAACATCACCCCCTGGCCAGATGGAGCCGCGTTCGCCAAAGTCGCCTGGGCGCAAGATTCGGACGGTAGCGGTAACGTCCAGGCAGGCGAATTCAAACAGATCGAGTTTATGATCAAAGGCGCCGTCAAGTATGCGGACACAAACGGCTGGGGTTGGGCGCGATGGCTCGGTACCGAGTTAAAGCCGTACGGTGATAACGCTCAATTCTCTGGCCAATGCATTCGCTGTCACACACCGGTCAAAAACCGTGACTTCGTATTCACCATTCCCTTGGAGACGAGCCGATGAGAAGCCTTGGGCGATTCCTGACAATTTCGTCACTGATTTTGGTCGTGCTCGTACTAGCCGGCTGTCCCGCAGGGAGCAATCATGAATCGCCGGCGACCAATCAAGCAGCCGCTCTGGTTGGCGATCTCTCTGAGAATCCCCTGGAGTGGAACGCGATCACCACGCAAATTGATCGTCATCGTAGTTATATGTCGACGCTGTATGGGAATGATCCGGCGCTGGCGCACGCGATGTCGACTGAGGATGCGAAGATTCCTGCCGATGCGAGATTTGCGCTGGTAACCTGGCGCCAGCAAGCCGATCCCAATTGGTTTGGCGCCAAGATTCCTGGCAAAGTAAAGAGCGTCGAGATGGTTTACTGGAACCAGCAACCTGGCGCAGAAGACGAGTTAACGTACCTCCAACTGGAGGGCTCTCCACTCCAACCATCGCCCCATGTATCTCCGAGCCAAGCCGATCAGCGCAAACGATACATTACCTCTCTCAAAGCGGCCGTCATGCCGTAATTCCGCAGCTATTTTGTCGCTGCATCGACAGGCGGACTACTTTGGATAAAGTGCCAAAGCGCTTCGAATTGTTTCTCCGCATCTCCACCAGCGATATGCCGAATGTTGGTGGTTTTTCCATCCGCGGAAAGTTTGGGCATCTTCGTCTGCACATCGTAGCGAGGCGGATCGAGCACAAACCGCGTGTAGAAATCGTGTCGCAAACGTTCTCGCACGTATGAAAAATTGATTCCCAAGGCGATCTTCGTCTTTTCGTCTCCCAGCGGCATCTGGTCTCCCACGCCATGACACTGGCGACAATCGAGTCCTTCCTTGGTCGATAGTCGCTGACCGATCTCCACTTGGTCTGCGTTGATCGGCGCCGTTTCTAAGGAGATTGCCCCGTGCCCATGCTCCGCCGCTAGTCCTTGCGCCAACAATTCGGCATCGGCAAGAAAAGCCGGCATCCGCGCCTGCAACCAACTCCGCGAGTGATAGGGCACATCGCCGTGGAGTAACCGCTGGAGCCACGCAGTCTGCAACTTGTCGCCTGCCCATGTTAAATTTGGCAGCGTTTCCGGCGGTAATCCGCGACTTCCTTCGTCCAGAATAATCATCCCGCGAGGACTACGATCTCCATCACGACCGTGACACGCCTGGCAGTTGTAAGACTTCACCAGTCGCTGCGACGTTTCTGTTTGCGAACGCTGAGTCAGCGAACTGCCGTCGGTCTGCAAGAACGTTCGCAGTGCGGTCAGCTGTTTCGGATTGAAAGGATACTTCGGCGCCGCGTTCTGTTGGGCCGCTGATTCCGCCAGGCAACCGCTGTTGAACATGGTTGATGAAATCGCGCCAACGTCGATTTTTTTCTCTCGATCATTCGCCTTCGTCGCGTGACAATTGACGCAGCCGATTTTCTGAAACGCAACAGCACCGCGAGAGGCGTCGCCCGGCGGAAGATCCAAGGATGCGACTTCCCCCTGACTAGCCGATTCCACAAACGCGGCCAATTGCGTCGCTTCACTTTCACTCAGCTGAAAGTCAGGCATCCGCGTTCCGGCAAAATGTCGGCTCGGCTGCTGGAGGAATGCTTTCAGCGATTCAGGACGATACTTGGCCTGCGCGAAAAAGAGAGAGAGCCGGTCGAATTCATCCTCCTGGCCTGGTTCGGTCATTCGATGACACGCAATGCAGCCGAGATCCTCGTATAGCACTTCCCCCGCCGCAATCAGTTCGTCATCCGCGTCCTCTTTGCTATTCGCGCCAGTCGGTTCGCCACACAAAAACATGACAAGATCGGCTATCTGCTGGCGATCTTCCGCTTGAGCGGCATCCAGCAATTTCGGCATCGTCGTCTGATTCCGCAGCGCTGTGGGATCGAGCATCCATTGGGCGAGCCAATCTGGCTGCAAACGATCTCCCAGATCGGTCAAATCGGGAAGCGTTCGATTTAACTCGGGCATCGCAAATTGATCGGCGCTGACCCCGCTCGGAGGCGCGTGACAACGAAAACAATGCTGGGTCGCTGTTAATTCGCGCCCTTGTCGCAATAGATCCGCTTCCGCAAAATCCGCTTCACGACGATCGAACGCCAGCCGGTCAGACGGGATTGGTTCTGAGACAAAATTCTCTCCGCTCCAACGAACGCGGAACGTCGCATCGCCAGCGACCGGGCTCGCGTATTGAAATTCAATCGTGTTGTATCCCTGGTGCAACGAAACGCTGACCGGTTCGATGAGTGACAAGCTGGCGTTTTCTCCACCCAGGACGTCGCGGCCATTGATCCGCAGTTGTGCAGCTCCGCTTCCTTCCAGTTGAAACTTGTATTCCCCTTTGAGCGCGATCTTGAGATATCCGCTTCCGGTGACCGTAAACGGCCCCGGTTGAAGGAACGGCGTCACCGGTTCTCCTTCTGGCACATGCAAAGCGGCCAAGCGGGCGTTACGCGCGTCGGTTTGATCCTGCTGCGAAAATCGAAAGAGAAGTCCTTGTTGAAGGTGCGATTCTTCGTCGGTCGTCAGACGCCCCAGAACCCGGCGTCGCGTTAGCTTCGCCGGATCCATTCGTTCTTCACCCAGCGCGTGGATCGTGTACGCGATCGATTGGCGCAACGTTTCTCCAGCGGCGGACAGAAGCGTATAGTCGATGGTCAGTTGATCGACCGGTTGGATCGACGGCATTTCCAGAAACAAGGTCCGACCATCAGGCAACAGCGTCGCGGAGGAAACCAGCGCGTCGTCTCGACCTTCCTGACGCGAGTCACTCGCACGATAGTCGGCCGATCCATAATTGGCTGAGTATTTGTAGTTCCACTGCTGCAAGCGATAGTTGCTCGGATCTTCCGCCGCTTCTCGGTCGAGCAAGTCTGAGAATTTGAGCTCAAGCCCGTTCTGCATCGTTTTCACAGCGATCGGCATGGTGACCGCGCCGCCGGTGTAACGAACTCGTTGCAAACAACCATCCTGCGCCGCTGCGGTGGTCCAGCCTTTCAGGCCGGAGACGTAAAGCTGTCCATCTTGCGGACTAAAACATCCACGCATTACGCCTGAATCAAATCGAAAGGGAAAGTCAACCGTTCCTCCTTGCGCTTGCCCGTTCACCGTCTCGCGCGGCGCCAGCATCATCTGGCACTTTCCGTAGGAGAAATGCAACAGCTCACCGGCCGGCAATCCCCAGCGATCACCCACTACCCACGTTTGACTACCGCTCGAATTGTCACGCAAGCGAGGAATCCAACAGAGCGGCGGATCGTATCCCAGGGGACGTTCCGAGCTGATTTTTGGTCCGCCAAAGCCGTAGTATCCCTCCTGCTTGATCTCCACAATACAAGAAGCCGGCGTCCAGTTTCCCTCTTGCGGCGACGCCGTAATGGTCCCTTGCGGACCAACCGCCAAGCCGTTGGGATTTCGCAATCCGGTCGCGACTACGTCCAACATTTGACCATCGGGCGATATTCGCAAAACCCCTTGTTGGGCATGGATTAGATAAAAATTGCCCGCCGGATCGGTTTCGAGACAAGTCACATAGTCGTGCCCGCCAGGTGAGGTCACGTATTGATTGTTGAAATTTTGGTAGTAGTCGGCTTCTCCATCTGCGTTGCGATCGTGCAGTTGCGTGATTTGATCTCGCCCCAAGACGTGCACCACATCGTCGACCACTTTCAAGCCGAGCGGCTGAAACAGCCCCGTTGCAAACCGCCGCCAGGTCAATCGCTCCAGCGAATCATTCACGCCGCTCACGCGCCAGACATCGCCATGTACGGTGCATACGGCGAGATCTCCGTTCGAAAAGAAATCATGATCGCCGATAAACATCAAAGCGCGATACGGGTTTTCAAACGGAATCGTCAACGTATCCATTTGATAGGGGCCCTGCTCTTTTCCCCGCAATCCGTGCGTGATGATTTTCGCCGTCCAATGCGGTTCGGTCGGTTGCGCGAGTGAAGTAAGCGACTGCGGCGGTTCGCTGGCTTTCACCAGCAAAGCGAACTTTCCGATCCCTGCCTGATCGCCAGACCAGATCAGCACCTTGGCTGTTTGAGATGTAGTTGCAGCGCCGACCGTCAATGTGACGGTTCCCGCCGCATTCGTAGAGAGCTGCAGTCCTGGATCTCCCGTCACCGCTACAGCCACCACTTGATCGCCGGTTTTCGTCAGCACGATCGACGCGCCGTCAACGTTCAACAATTGGGCGTTTTCGCCAAACTTGCCGATGTTCATCGTTAACGGCGCGTCGGTCGGGCCGACTTGCAAGCTGCGAGTAAAAGCGACTTGATCGTTGTGCGACTCGATCCAAGGGGATTCCAATACGTCAATTCCATCGACACGGTAGGCCAACACCAATCGATCCCCATGGCAATAGTGCCCGCTCCATTGAACCGGCTGCACCCAACCTGCTTGATTCTGGGAAGCGAACAATAGCTTTCCGGCGATCTGCGGAGAGCTGATCAAACCAAAGCGCGCCGGATTGAACCGCAGAAAATCGCCGCTCCAACCAGCTCGCAATGCAAGCGTTGCGGTGTCGTAGCAAACAGTCGCTTGTTGTTGATCCCCTAGTCGTATCGAAAGCCCCTTGCAGAC
The nucleotide sequence above comes from Blastopirellula sp. J2-11. Encoded proteins:
- a CDS encoding protein kinase domain-containing protein; this encodes MTIDERVYSLLDEILESGQSPEEACAACPELLSLVKTQLEKYHRVEAHLEALLPEPPTELPLDAKTLAAKWDELPTIPGYEVQEVLGRGGMGVVYKARQINLNRPVALKMLLTGAYASRVEILRFIREAESVAALHHASITQIYDVGEVDGLPYFTMEYVSGGNLAQKCGNQPQPLRWAAEMVAMLARALQTAHQAGIIHRDLKPANILLTDTGQPKITDFGLARRLDADFTLTLTGARMGTPSYMAPEQVLGKKDSVGTAIDVYALGAMLYELISGRPPFRANSVAELERQLVSDEPNPPRRLNINVPQDLETICLKCLQKDPHRRYASALDLAEDLERFLRYEPILARPISQVEYAWRWVRHNPALAGLLICLVAFTGLLAGEVLREWSLANGRNAEKSRLTARMQSAIQLEQQGRYPEARAILGRLGDGGFDDLRQRINQSLDDLNFVEELDLIGLNRSSVLDNHYDLRFNLAKADAAYEQLFAAMRVAKPFDDPQTVAVRIRGADIKQPLIAALDDWSVCTNDHARRDWILEVVRRADSDTTGWRDRARDPRGWNDAENLAQLSRIESMANLSVELLRAIADRMDEANIDSTEFRSRVQQTHPADFLANFTLADALRESDPHESIRYYQAALAIRPVSAPVRNNLALALAAVQREEEAIACLESAMQIDARFVPALVNRGILLRSQGQSKEAFRTFQQVLLLAPRDAFTYYQLGLTHQAAGESKQAIQAFDKAIQCDSEFTIAQFALIDAMIAADQQDSAADLIRQLLSTSTDPADILSLRQRLSNLSNSREETAEKP
- a CDS encoding sigma-70 family RNA polymerase sigma factor translates to MTGDQTTMAVQQYLHELAQMQGRSMAEPVIRDLIARSVQRLHMLCQSMLVRSYPRLMQPPLNLQADEMLSSVVDRLMKAMREVRPDNVRQFFALANQHMRWELNDLARRLDNNALAVELNEAFVAAPESSGSQLSVTAVRILTAIDDLPEAEREVFSLVRIQGMQQTEAAEILDVSTKTVQRRLNRAIMMLSEILNDLDPGAAPTE
- a CDS encoding heme-binding domain-containing protein; translated protein: MGLKVRTPKWRRSAWIVGGSLGVLFLVLQLFRPHLSNPPVIAEIAVPSRVRDILRKSCYDCHSNETKLAWFDQIAPASWIVANDVSEGRRYLNFSEIGELPAEKQQGILFEAINQIELGAMPLRGYRWLHPHNAVSADDLVTLKDYLISTSPQTIAGASERKATSDQWAAWSDSHVRPEVAPAPNGIPFFSDYKTWTAISTTDRWDNQTMRVVLGNEIAVNAIRQRNITPWPDGAAFAKVAWAQDSDGSGNVQAGEFKQIEFMIKGAVKYADTNGWGWARWLGTELKPYGDNAQFSGQCIRCHTPVKNRDFVFTIPLETSR
- a CDS encoding cytochrome P460 family protein, which encodes MRSLGRFLTISSLILVVLVLAGCPAGSNHESPATNQAAALVGDLSENPLEWNAITTQIDRHRSYMSTLYGNDPALAHAMSTEDAKIPADARFALVTWRQQADPNWFGAKIPGKVKSVEMVYWNQQPGAEDELTYLQLEGSPLQPSPHVSPSQADQRKRYITSLKAAVMP
- a CDS encoding ThuA domain-containing protein, which gives rise to MKFKLLIFVLSLLFGLPGFVNPTTAADKPLKKIVLIAGKKSHGPVGNGVHDYPWSVKLLKVMLDNSNVAEQVRVEYHLEGWPQDPRTLDDADAIMVISDGRDGDKYEEAPHFQNPQNVSAIQKQIDRGCGFLTFHFSTFAPDKYAAQILDWSGGYFDWEENGERRWYSAIETQNAAMELSSAEHPISRGVKPFTLREEFYYNLRFDPDDASLQSIASVPTLPGREPNGKVVAWARERKNGGRGFGTTCGHFYENWNDPQFRKLILNAIAWSAHVEVPAAGVEAKFYTHAEIDGALASVDGSARALIDDRPIRALILTGWQYPGHHWQETTPALVQALEHDSRMQVDVSRDIEVLATEKINQYDMLVLNYCNWERPGLSDKAKANFVKYLQDGGGLAIIHFANGAFHFSLPNAGDSDWPEFRKICRRVWNHQGKSGHDSYGQFQVEIADAKHPITQGMGDFRTTDELYFRQEGSDPIEVLMTAHSQVTENDEPLAFVYEYGKGRVFQTVLGHSADSIRTPGVAELIRRAAAWTAKRPQRAISQAKEERASKTNSNTPKVAAQFGQALVGSAFVDAKPAYRQAPLTVEFWARVDKKANFNILLANETKASPTHWELFTRTGSGHFTAYMPGMRPDHVESNVDICDGKWHYLAMIFEPKQVRLFVDGKQAGDQAVEFQGGKPLPGPLAFGSLVERNLGCDGAVDEVRISKGIRLIQQIPDAPFTADESTIGLWRFDQANEQKQFPDQSKLKNNAVLGANLPPVAKPKVVNHFGEEALGFRWTEADSVDNRWNEMKIGRFLASTIPLPNQPPVCKGLSIRLGDQQQATVCYDTATLALRAGWSGDFLRFNPARFGLISSPQIAGKLLFASQNQAGWVQPVQWSGHYCHGDRLVLAYRVDGIDVLESPWIESHNDQVAFTRSLQVGPTDAPLTMNIGKFGENAQLLNVDGASIVLTKTGDQVVAVAVTGDPGLQLSTNAAGTVTLTVGAATTSQTAKVLIWSGDQAGIGKFALLVKASEPPQSLTSLAQPTEPHWTAKIITHGLRGKEQGPYQMDTLTIPFENPYRALMFIGDHDFFSNGDLAVCTVHGDVWRVSGVNDSLERLTWRRFATGLFQPLGLKVVDDVVHVLGRDQITQLHDRNADGEADYYQNFNNQYVTSPGGHDYVTCLETDPAGNFYLIHAQQGVLRISPDGQMLDVVATGLRNPNGLAVGPQGTITASPQEGNWTPASCIVEIKQEGYYGFGGPKISSERPLGYDPPLCWIPRLRDNSSGSQTWVVGDRWGLPAGELLHFSYGKCQMMLAPRETVNGQAQGGTVDFPFRFDSGVMRGCFSPQDGQLYVSGLKGWTTAAAQDGCLQRVRYTGGAVTMPIAVKTMQNGLELKFSDLLDREAAEDPSNYRLQQWNYKYSANYGSADYRASDSRQEGRDDALVSSATLLPDGRTLFLEMPSIQPVDQLTIDYTLLSAAGETLRQSIAYTIHALGEERMDPAKLTRRRVLGRLTTDEESHLQQGLLFRFSQQDQTDARNARLAALHVPEGEPVTPFLQPGPFTVTGSGYLKIALKGEYKFQLEGSGAAQLRINGRDVLGGENASLSLIEPVSVSLHQGYNTIEFQYASPVAGDATFRVRWSGENFVSEPIPSDRLAFDRREADFAEADLLRQGRELTATQHCFRCHAPPSGVSADQFAMPELNRTLPDLTDLGDRLQPDWLAQWMLDPTALRNQTTMPKLLDAAQAEDRQQIADLVMFLCGEPTGANSKEDADDELIAAGEVLYEDLGCIACHRMTEPGQEDEFDRLSLFFAQAKYRPESLKAFLQQPSRHFAGTRMPDFQLSESEATQLAAFVESASQGEVASLDLPPGDASRGAVAFQKIGCVNCHATKANDREKKIDVGAISSTMFNSGCLAESAAQQNAAPKYPFNPKQLTALRTFLQTDGSSLTQRSQTETSQRLVKSYNCQACHGRDGDRSPRGMIILDEGSRGLPPETLPNLTWAGDKLQTAWLQRLLHGDVPYHSRSWLQARMPAFLADAELLAQGLAAEHGHGAISLETAPINADQVEIGQRLSTKEGLDCRQCHGVGDQMPLGDEKTKIALGINFSYVRERLRHDFYTRFVLDPPRYDVQTKMPKLSADGKTTNIRHIAGGDAEKQFEALWHFIQSSPPVDAATK